Within Deinococcus actinosclerus, the genomic segment GCGAGGCGGCCGAGGTCGCTGGCGGGACCGTCGGCGATGACCTGACCGGCGCTCACCGTGTCACCGATGTCCACGATGGGGTGCTGGTCGAGGTTGGTGCCCTGGTTGCTGCGCGTGAAGCGCACGAGTTCGAAGGTGCGGACGTTGCCGGCGCTGTAGCCGATGGCGGGCGCGTCCTCGGTCAGGGTGACCTGGATGTTGCGCGCGTCCACGTACGTCACGCGGCCGGTCACGTCGCTCACGACGCTGGTGCCGCTGTCGGTCACCACGCGGCGCTCGACGCCGGTACCCACGGCGGGGCTGTCGGCGCGCACGAGCGGCACGGCCTGCGACTGCATGTTCGAACCCATGAGCGCGCGGTTGGCGTCGTCGTGCTCCAGGAAGGGAATCAGGGACGTGTTGATGGACACGATCTGCTTCGGGGACACGTCCATGTAGTCCACTTCTTCCGGGGTGTACCACAGGGGGTCACCCTTGCGGCGGGCCAGGACGCGCTCGTCACTGAAGGTACCGTCGTCGTTCAGGGGGCTGTTCGCCTGCGCGACGGTGTAGCGGTCCTCGATGTCGGCGGTCATGTAGATCACGTCGTCGCTGACGCGGCCGTTCTCGACCTTGCGGTACGGGGCCTCGATGAAGCCCAGGTCGTTCACCTTCGCGTAGGAGGCCAGCGAGGAGATCAGGCCGATGTTGGCGCCTTCGGGCGTCTCGATCGGGCAGATGCGGCCGTAGTGGGTACGGTGCACGTCGCGCACGTCGAAGCCGGCGCGTTCGCGGGTCAGACCGCCCGGCCCCAGCGCGGAGATACGGCGCTTGTGGCGCAGGTCCGACAGGGGGTTGGTCTGGTCCTTGAACTGGCTCAGCTGGCTGCGGCCGAAGAATTCGCGCATGGCCGCCACGATGGGGCGGTTATTCACGAGTTTCGTGGGGGTCGCGGCGTCAGGGTTGCCGAGCAGCATGCGCTCGCGCACGCCACGCGCCATGCGGCCCATGCCCACGCGCAGCTGGTCGGCGAGCAGTTCGCCCACGGTGCGCACGCGGCGGTTGCCGAGGTGGTCGATGTCGTCTTCGGCGACCACGACGTCGTGCATGGCGCCGTCCCCACCCTGCATGCTGACCGTCTCGCGGCCGTACTGCAGCGCCATCAGGTAGCGGATGGTGTCCACCAGACCGGCGTCGGTGAACTTGCCGTCCTCGAAGTTCAGCAGGGTGCGCTCTTCACGCTGCACGCCCAGCTTGGTGTTCATCTTGAAGCGGCCGGGTTCGCCCAGGTCGTAGCGGCGGGGGTCGGCCAGCAGCCCGTACAGGTACTGGATGGCCTTGTCGCGCTTGGGCGGATCGCCGGGGCGCAGCACCGTGAACAGGCGCAGCAGGGCCTCGTCGGCGCCCATGCCCGCGCTCTTGTCCTCGGGGAGTTCCATGTCCGGCTCGAACTCCGTGAACAGCGCCTTGAGGCTGGCGTCGTCGTAGCCCAGGACGCGCAGCAGCATCGCCACGGGGAACTTGCGCTTGTTGACCTTCATTTCCAGGATGCCGCCCGCGAACTCCAGTTCGATCCAGGGGCCGCGCTTGGGCATGGGGATGATCGCGCCGGTGTACATCTTCTTGATGCCCTTGTAGGACGAGGTGAAGTACACGCCGGGGCTGCGGTGGATCTGGGAGATGATCACGCGGTCGGCGCCGTTGATGACGAAGGAGCCGTCCTCGGTCATCAGGGGCAGGTCGCCCAGGAACACCTGGTCTTCCTTGATCAGGCCGCTGTCCTTGTGGATCAGCTGGAGCTTGGCGTACATGGGCGCCTGGTAGGTGACGTCCTTCTCGCGGCACTCCTCGGGGGTGTAGGGCGGCTCGCCCAGGCGGTACTCCAGGAAGTCCAGCACCAGACCGGTGCTGCGGCCCTTCTCGGTCTCGTCAATGGGGAAGACTTCCTTGAAGGCACTCTGGAGGCCCACGTTTTCACGCTGGTCGGGCGCTTTGTCGGCCTGCAGGAAGGCCCTGAAGGAGTTCACCTGAATCTCGGTCAGGTTGGGAAGCGGAATCACGTCCGCGATGTCACCGAATCGCTCGATGCGGGGTCCTTTACCGGTCAAACTCATGTCCACCTCGCACGCCCTCTTGTTGATTCCCGCGTCTTTCCGGGGTGGAGAAACGACGCGTCCGGGAAGCGCGGCCCCCTGTGTGGTGCGGGCGCGTTCCCTGAAAAGTGAATTAGTTTTGCAGACCCGTTCGCCGCAAAGAACTCCTGGCCCGACCCATCATGGTCAGCACAGAGCAGTATACGCCCGTCCGGCATGACCGGTCAACGGGCGCCGCCACACAAAGCGGGCGTGGGTGATGGCGCGAAGTATGCCGCATGGCCCGGCCCCGAATCAATCCACCCCGACCCTCAGGCGCACTTCACGAAACGGGCAGGATTCTCCCTGCGCGCCCCGTAGCATGAGGGCGTGGACGCCCTTGCCCCCTACCTGCCGCTGATCTACACCATCCTGCGCGGTCTGGCCCTGATCGGCCTGATTCACGCGATCGTCACGCGGCAGCAGGTGTACTGGATCGTCATGCTGCTGTTCGGCGCGCTGTTCGGCGGCCTGTTCGGACTGGCGTTCGCCGCGGTGTACACCTTCATGGTCCTGATCCCCGCCGCGCGCGGGGGCGGCCGCGTGGCCGGGCAGGCCGTGGCGCGCGGCGTCGAGGCCCTCAAACCCCTGGACACCCGCATCCGCGAGGCGCAGACCCGCCTGGATGAGAGCGATACCCTCCAGCACCGCGCCGACATGGCCGCCCTGCAGGCCCGCGCGGGCCGCCCGGACGACGCGCAGGCCACCCTCGCGCCCCTGCTGAGCGGCATCTACGCCGACGATCCGGTCGTGCTGCTCACCAGCGCCGAACTGGACCTTGCCCGCAGTGATTTCAGCGCCGCCGAGGACAAACTCACCCGCGTGGACCTGCGCACCAGCGCCGCCACCCGCACCCGCACCCTGACGCTCCTCGCGCAGGCGCAGGACGCCCAGGGCAAACCCGACGCCGACCAGACCTACCGTGAGGCCATTACGGGCGCCACCACCGAGGAACCCCGCGCCCGCTACGCCGCGTACCTGATCCGCCAGGGCCGCGCCGCCGACGCCCGCACCCTGCTCGACCAGATCGCCAAGACCGAGTCCCGCGCCACGAACCTCTATAGACGCCAGGAACGCGAGTGGTTCCAGATGGCCGCAGGACTCAGGAAAGAGCTGAAGTGATCGCCGCGCCGGTCTATCTGTACGACCCGCCCAGCCCGCCGCAGCCTGCCCGGATCCGGCGGGTGGACGGTGCCGAGACGCGCTGGACGCTGCCCCTTCCCGCCGATCTGACCCGGCAGTCCGCGCAGCTGGGGCTGGGGGGGCTGTGGATCAGTCTGTGCCCTGCGGGAGGCGTCATCGCGGCGCCGCTGTGCGAGACGTGGCAGATCAACCCGCAGACCGGTGAGCGGCTGAACAGCTGGCCGGGTGAACTGTGGACCGCGCAGGCCGACGCAGTGGTGCTCGTCACCGACCGCTCCCGCTCCTTCGACGCTCTGGAGGTGTTCACCTTCCAGGCGACCGTCGTGCAGGCCGCCGGGTCGCGCGCCGTGACCGGTCAGCTCAGCGCCCGGCCCGACTGCGGAGGCTTCGACGTGCTCGGCCTGCGTTGGGTGGGGGAGACCCTGCGCCTGAGCGCCCGCGACAGTTGCGGCCTCTGGAAAAAGCAGTTCGGAGGGACGCCCTGACGGCACCGGATCGGGCCGTGGTCGTGGTGACCCAACTGAGTGAGTCCCGCGTGCCCGTCGGCGTGACCGGAGCAGGGGGAGTGGGTGTACCTCGCGCGGGAAGGCGGGTGGTCGTCGCTGACGGACTCGTCCCCGATCATTCTGGTCACGGTGGTGCAGCAGGGGGCCGCATTTGATGCCAATCTGCGGCGCCGTCTGGTCGCCGTGGGTCTCACCCCATCACTGGCGGCTACCTTCCCGGTTGATTCGAGTATCCGGCTGGGTCTGACCTGGCCCACGGAGTTCTGGCAGCAGGCGGCGCTGGACTGGCTGGAGCGCGAGGGGCGTGCTGAGGCGTTTCTGCCTGAACTGGAGGCCCTCGTGCATACAGGCGGGACGCAGCGGATCCGTCATACGGCCCGGCGACTGGGACGGTCGGCCCGACAGCAGACACGCGAATAGGCCATCTTTATTACCCGGATAATATTGCCTCCTCGCAATTCACCCGGGTAATATCGGTGCATGGAAACCGAAGCGACCTTCACCACCTTCGACGGGCCCACCCGCCGTCTGACCGCGCCCCTCGCGGCCACCCTCACCCTGCTGCATGCCGGGCCACGCGCGGGCCGGCTGACGTTCGACGACCGCACCGGCCGGAGCGTGGACTTCGACCTGAGCGGCACCCTGGAGGAGGTGCTGGCCCGCCACCTGCCACCCGAGCCGCGCAGCGGGCCGGGCCGTCCGAAACTGGGGGTCGTGTCGCGTGAAGTGTCGCTGCTGCCCCGGCACTGGGAGTGGCTGGAACGCCAGCGCGGCGGGGCGTCGGCGGCGCTGCGCCGCCTGATCGACGAGGCCCGCAAGGCCGACCCGGACGGCGAGCGCCGCGCCCAGGCTCAGGCCGCCGCCGACCGCTTCCTGGGCGCGGTGGGCGGGGACCTGCCGGGCTTCGAGGCTGCCACCCGCGCCCTGTACGCCGGGCAGCGCGCCGCGTTCGAGGCCGCGCTGGCCGCGTGGCCGCCGGACGTCCGCACCCACGCTCTGTACCTCGCCGCTCCTGCGCTGGAGGAAGCGTGAAGCACACGCCCCGGCCGGGCATCTACCGCGTGCGGCACCTCGCGTCGGGCCGCAGCCTGCTGGGCGGCAGCGTGGACGCCCCCGCCTACCTGAACCGGGTCCGCTTCGAGTTACAGCTGGGGACGCACCGCACGCCCGCCCTTCAGCGAGACTGGACGCAGGACGGCCCGGACGCCTTCACGTTTGAGGTGCTGGATGACCTGAAGCCCGATCTGGCCGGCCGGGTGTCGCCGGACGACCTGAAGGAGTTGCTCGCGCTATGGCAGGAAAAACTGAACTGGTCCCCCCAGCAGGCATACTGACCGCCCGGACGCCCGCCGCCGAGCTGACGGTCCTGTCCAGCCACCCGGAAGCCGGGGTGCGGGCCGGGGTGGCGCGGCACCCGAATACGCCCGCCTCGGTCCTGGGCGCTCTGACGCCCGACTTCCCGCAGGAGGTCCTGGCGAACCCGGCCCTCCCGCTGCTGCGGCTGGCCGACCCGCACCTGCTGCGCGGCTGGCCCGACGCGGCCTTCCACGCCCTGCTGCGCCGACCGGACGTCCCCGCCTGGGTGAGGACGCACCTGATCCGGCACGGGCGAACGGAACTGCTCATCCCGCTGGCGCAGCACGCCGCGCTGACGGAGGCAGAGGTCCTGACCCTGGCGCGGCACGCGGCGTGGCTGGTCCGAGCCCGGATCGCCGCGCGGCCCGCCCTGCCCCCGGACCTGCTGGCCGCTCTGGCCGCCGACCCGGATTACGGTGTGAGGCTAGCTGTCGCGTCCCGCCCGGCCCTACCTGCGGGTGTGGCGGCGCTGCTGCGGCAGGACACCTCGCGCTTCGTGCGGCAGGTCGCCGAGCAGACCCATGGCCCCGCGACCCCCGTGGATCGGCCGGTCTAGGGCTACACTGGCAGAGGAAGGGAGCCGCCGGTTCTCGTTCCTCCGATCGGGAATCACGTTCACCGTCTCCCTTCTGGAGGCAGGTATGACGGGAAAGACTGCTGCTCAACTCGTCCAGGAAGCTCGGCAGCGTGTGGAGAACCTCACCGTGGATCAGGTCGCCCGCGAAGTGCAGGCCGGGGACGCCCTGCTCGTGGACATCCGCGAGCCCGGTGAGGCGCAGCAGGACGGTGTGATTCCCGGAGCGGTGGCCGCGCCGCGCGGCATGCTGGAATTCTGGGCGGACCCCAGCAGCCCCTACCACCGTCAGGAGTTCAGCCCGGAGCGGCGCGTCATCCTGCACTGCGCGTCCGGCGGGCGCTCGGCCCTGGCAGCCGATACCCTGCGGCAGATGGGCTACGGCCGGGTCGCGCATCTGGACGGCGGGATCCGGGCCTGGGCGCAGGCGGGTCAACCGGTCAACCGGCCCGAAGCCTGAGGCCAGGCGCATGAAAAACCCCCAGCCGCGGCTGGGGGTTGCACTCCCGGTGAGGGGGGACTTACTTGAGTTCGACCTTGGCGCCGGCAGCTTCCAGCTGGGCCTTGATCTTCTCGGCGTCGTCCTTGCTGGCGCCTTCCTTCAGCACGCCGCCCTTCTCGCTCATGTCCTTGGCTTCCTTGAGGCCCAGGCCGGTGATGGCGCGGATTTCCTTAATGACGTTGATCTTGCTCGCGCCGGCGTCCACCAGGACGACGTCGAACTCGGTCTTCTCTTCAACGGCGGCGGCGGGGCCAGCGGCGGGGCCGGCGGCGACGGCGGCGGTCACGCCCCAGGTTTCCTTCAGACCGTCGATGAGGTCCGCGAGTTCCATGATGGTGAGGGTGCCGAGCTGGTCGATCAGAGCCTGTTTGTCGTAAGCCATGTTGTATTCCTCCGGAATTGAAGTGGGTGGTGCGCGCCTGGGCTCAGCCCGGACGCAGGGCCGGGTTTAGGCCTGGCCTTCGAGTTTTTCTTTGTACGCTTCGAGGATGCCCACGAAGTTGCTGAGGTGGGCGCTGAGCACGCCGACCAGTTCGCCCTGCAGGCTCTGCTTGCTGCCGAGGCTGGCGAGACGTTCCACAACTTTCACGTCCACGCGGTTGCCTTCGACGAAGCCGGCTTTCACGGCGGGGATGCCCTTGTCGTTGCTCTTGGCGGCGTCGCTGAGGGCCTTGGCCACTCCGGCGGGGTCGTCCTGAGCCACGACGATGGCGCTAGGGCCCTTGAGGGCGTCCGCGAAGTCGCGGCCGCCGTCCTGGAGGGCCAGGTTGATCAGGGTGTTCTTGGCAACGATGAGCTGCCCGCCCTTCTCGCGGATGTCTTTGCGCAGTTTACCCAGCTGGCCGGCGGTCAGGCCCTGGTAGTCGACGACGTAGAACGTCTCGACGCCCGTGAGGCTGCCTTTCAGGCTGCTGAGGGTCTGCTGGTTCTTTTCGTTCGCCACGCAGTACCTCCTTGGTGGGAACGAGGTCCAGGTGCACGGTCGCGCCCTGGCAACTCGGCGGGCTGTTTAAACCTGGCAAGGGTCCCCGCTGTCTTTGGTGCCTGAGAAGAAACGTATTGGAAAGGTGCGAGGTGCACCGGGGTGCCGATAAGAAGTGCTGATGGGTGAAGGTTGATGATCAATGGATGGTTCTGTCAACCATCAACCTTTCCCTATCAACGGCCCTGATCAGGCGTTGCTGCCGCCGCTGAGGGTCAGCTGGATGCTGGGGCCCATGGTGGTGGTCAGGTACGCGCTGCGCAGGAACACGCCCTTGGCGCTGCCGGGCTTGGCGGCTTCGAGGGCACTGATCAGCGCGCCGTAGTTGGCGCTGAGGTTGCCGGGTTCGAAGCTGGCCTTGCCGATGGGGGCGTGCACGACGCCGGTCTTGTCGTTACGGAACTCGATGCGGCCGGCCTTGAGGCCCTTGACCATACCGGTCACGTCGGGGCCGACGGTGCCGCTCTTGGGGTTGGGGAGCAGGCCGCGGGGCCCGAGCAGACGCGCGAGCTTCTGGCCGACCTGGGCCATCATGTCGGGGGTGGCGACGACGGCGTCGAAGTCCATGAACCCACCGGCGATGCGCTCGATCAGTTCGTCGCTGCCGACCACGTCGGCGCCGGCGGCCTCGGCGGCCTGCACGTTGTCACCCTTGGTGATCACGGCGACGCGCACGGTGCGGCCGGTGCCGTGGGGCAGGGCGACGGTGCCACGCACGTTCTGGTCGCTCTTGCGGGGGTCGATGCCCAGGCGGAAGTGCACTTCGACGGTCTCGTCGAACTTCGCGTTGGCGATGTCCTTGACCAGCGCGGCGGCCTCGTCGATGGTGTACTGCTTGCTGCGGTCGACCTTGGCGGTCAGCGCCTGGTAACGCTTGCCGTGCTTAGGCATTGGGGGCCCCCTCGATGGTCACGCCCATGGAGCGGGCGGTGCCGGCGACGGTGTTCGCGGCGGCTTCGACGCTGCCAGCGTTCAGGTCGGGCATCTTCGTCTTGGCGATTTCCAGCACCTGCTCCCAGTTCAGCTTGCCGACCTTGGCCTTGTTGGGGGTCGCGCTGCCCTTGGCCAGACCTGCGGCCTTGCGGATCAGGTAGCTCATGGGAGGGGTCTTGGTGATGAAGGTGAAGGAACGGTCGGCGTAGATGGTGATCTCGACGGGGATGATCGCGTCACCCTTATCGGCCGTCTGCGCGTTGAACGCCTTCGTGAACTCCATGATGTTCGCGCCGTACTGACCGAGCGCGGGACCCACGGGGGGGCCGGGGTGGCCTTGCCCGCCGGGAGCTGCAGTTTGACAAGCCCTGCGACTTTCTTCATGTGATGCCTCCTTAGCTCCCCCGGTCTGGTGCCGTGTGACCGGCCCGGACGGGGTGCTGGCGCTAAGTTCTGCGTGTTCGTGGCATGGACGGGGTCCCGCCGTGAACGCACAGCAACTTTTTCAGTGTACTGCCTGCGCCGCTGTTTTGCCAGTGGCTACAGGCAGGGGTGGGGTGTTACTTGGCGACCTGGCTGAAGTCGAGTTCCACCGGCGTCTCGCGACCGAAGATGCTGACAAGCACCT encodes:
- a CDS encoding GIY-YIG nuclease family protein, producing MKHTPRPGIYRVRHLASGRSLLGGSVDAPAYLNRVRFELQLGTHRTPALQRDWTQDGPDAFTFEVLDDLKPDLAGRVSPDDLKELLALWQEKLNWSPQQAY
- the rplL gene encoding 50S ribosomal protein L7/L12, which encodes MAYDKQALIDQLGTLTIMELADLIDGLKETWGVTAAVAAGPAAGPAAAVEEKTEFDVVLVDAGASKINVIKEIRAITGLGLKEAKDMSEKGGVLKEGASKDDAEKIKAQLEAAGAKVELK
- a CDS encoding DNA-directed RNA polymerase subunit beta, producing MSLTGKGPRIERFGDIADVIPLPNLTEIQVNSFRAFLQADKAPDQRENVGLQSAFKEVFPIDETEKGRSTGLVLDFLEYRLGEPPYTPEECREKDVTYQAPMYAKLQLIHKDSGLIKEDQVFLGDLPLMTEDGSFVINGADRVIISQIHRSPGVYFTSSYKGIKKMYTGAIIPMPKRGPWIELEFAGGILEMKVNKRKFPVAMLLRVLGYDDASLKALFTEFEPDMELPEDKSAGMGADEALLRLFTVLRPGDPPKRDKAIQYLYGLLADPRRYDLGEPGRFKMNTKLGVQREERTLLNFEDGKFTDAGLVDTIRYLMALQYGRETVSMQGGDGAMHDVVVAEDDIDHLGNRRVRTVGELLADQLRVGMGRMARGVRERMLLGNPDAATPTKLVNNRPIVAAMREFFGRSQLSQFKDQTNPLSDLRHKRRISALGPGGLTRERAGFDVRDVHRTHYGRICPIETPEGANIGLISSLASYAKVNDLGFIEAPYRKVENGRVSDDVIYMTADIEDRYTVAQANSPLNDDGTFSDERVLARRKGDPLWYTPEEVDYMDVSPKQIVSINTSLIPFLEHDDANRALMGSNMQSQAVPLVRADSPAVGTGVERRVVTDSGTSVVSDVTGRVTYVDARNIQVTLTEDAPAIGYSAGNVRTFELVRFTRSNQGTNLDQHPIVDIGDTVSAGQVIADGPASDLGRLALGQNITIAIMPFDGFNFEDAICISEGLVRKDFYTSVHIEKDEIEARDTKLGPEKITRDIPGLSEAALRDLDEDGIVRVGAEVKPGDILVGKTSFKGESEPTPEERLLRSIFGEKAREVKDTSLRVQSGQGGIVVKTVRFRRGDEGVDLKPGVREMVRVYVAQKRQLQVGDKVANRHGNKGVVSKIMAPEDMPYLEDGTPVDLVFNPLGVPSRMNLGQILETHLGEVARLTGQKFETPVFDSVTEATIKEMLEVAAAERIQRNKDDGFELDKREQEVLDRAAKLGVISDTSGDYEKSQMELSRTGKSVLYDGRTGEPISGPVVVGTMYVMKLYHMVEDKLHARSTGPYSLITQQPLGGKAQFGGQRFGEMEVWALEAYGAAHVLQEMLTIKSDDIDGRDAAYQSIVKGEEVSGSTIPESFKVLVKELHSLGLDVEVLDNGDKAVDIFEGMMPKR
- the rplJ gene encoding 50S ribosomal protein L10, with the translated sequence MANEKNQQTLSSLKGSLTGVETFYVVDYQGLTAGQLGKLRKDIREKGGQLIVAKNTLINLALQDGGRDFADALKGPSAIVVAQDDPAGVAKALSDAAKSNDKGIPAVKAGFVEGNRVDVKVVERLASLGSKQSLQGELVGVLSAHLSNFVGILEAYKEKLEGQA
- the rplA gene encoding 50S ribosomal protein L1; translation: MPKHGKRYQALTAKVDRSKQYTIDEAAALVKDIANAKFDETVEVHFRLGIDPRKSDQNVRGTVALPHGTGRTVRVAVITKGDNVQAAEAAGADVVGSDELIERIAGGFMDFDAVVATPDMMAQVGQKLARLLGPRGLLPNPKSGTVGPDVTGMVKGLKAGRIEFRNDKTGVVHAPIGKASFEPGNLSANYGALISALEAAKPGSAKGVFLRSAYLTTTMGPSIQLTLSGGSNA
- a CDS encoding DUF2239 family protein codes for the protein METEATFTTFDGPTRRLTAPLAATLTLLHAGPRAGRLTFDDRTGRSVDFDLSGTLEEVLARHLPPEPRSGPGRPKLGVVSREVSLLPRHWEWLERQRGGASAALRRLIDEARKADPDGERRAQAQAAADRFLGAVGGDLPGFEAATRALYAGQRAAFEAALAAWPPDVRTHALYLAAPALEEA
- a CDS encoding rhodanese-like domain-containing protein translates to MTGKTAAQLVQEARQRVENLTVDQVAREVQAGDALLVDIREPGEAQQDGVIPGAVAAPRGMLEFWADPSSPYHRQEFSPERRVILHCASGGRSALAADTLRQMGYGRVAHLDGGIRAWAQAGQPVNRPEA